The nucleotide window GGATGATTGCAAAGATTATATGAGTGCAATTCCCTCCTACAATTTACAATCTATTTACAGGGAAGCAAATGATGTAGCTCATAGATTGGCGCACCTTGCTAGTGTTAACTATTTAGATTATTACTGGCTAGATGAGGCTGCTGTGATTATCCAGGATGTACTCTATGAGGATTCTTGTACTAGTACTCGAGGTATAGGTATTACGTCCCCCTCGCTGTACAATCATCCTTTCtactattattaataataacgggcgtg belongs to Rosa chinensis cultivar Old Blush chromosome 4, RchiOBHm-V2, whole genome shotgun sequence and includes:
- the LOC112199462 gene encoding uncharacterized protein LOC112199462, translated to MELEAMRAGLLLLIHQGMDGVDIETDCAVVVTALKGNMEDLSEVGCIVDDCKDYMSAIPSYNLQSIYREANDVAHRLAHLASVNYLDYYWLDEAAVIIQDVLYEDSCTSTRGIGITSPSLYNHPFYYY